Below is a genomic region from Chromatiaceae bacterium.
GCGCGCTCCCGTGCCTTGCGCAGTTCGAACAGGGTGCGCCGCGTGACCACCTCGCGGCGGTGACGCAGGAAATATTCGAGCAGTTGCTTGAGGTTCAGCGTTCGCGGCTGGCCGTCTACCAGCGCAACCATATTGATGCCGAACACGTTCTGCATCTGGGTCTGCTGATACAGATTGTTCAGCACCACCTCCGGGACCTCACCACGCCGCAGTTCGATCACCATGCGCATGCCATCCTTGTCGGACTCATCGCGCAGCTCGCTGATACCTTCCAGCTTCTTTTCCTTGACCAGCTCGGCGATCTTCTCCAGCAGGCGCGCCTTGTTGACCTGGTAAGGCAGCTCGCTCACGACGATGCGCTGGCGGCCGCTGTCCATGTCCTCGATCGTGGTACGCGCGCGGATGTACACCTTGCCACGCCCGGTGCGGTACGCCTCGCGCACACCGCGGACCCCGTTGATGATCGCGGCGGTCGGGAAATCCGGACCCGGCACGATCTCCATCAGGTCCTCGATCCCGACCGTCGGCTCCTCGATCAACCGAACGCAGGCATTGATCACCTCGGTCAGGTTGTGCGGCGGGATGTTGGTCGCCATGCCGACCGCGATGCCCGACGACCCGTTGACCAACAGGTTCGGGAACTTGGCAGGCAGGACTTGCGGTTCCTGCTCCGATTCGTCGTAGTTCGGCGTGAAGTCGACGGTCTCTTTGTCGATGTCCGCGAGCAGTTCGTGCGCGATCTTCGACATGCGCACTTCGGTGTAACGCATCGCGGCCGGCGCATCGCCGTCGACTGAACCGAAGTTGCCCTGACCGTCGACCAGCATGTAACGCAGGGAAAAAGGCTGCGCCATGCGCACGATGGTGTCGTACACCGCCGTATCGCCGTGCGGGTGGTACTTACCGATCACGTCGCCGACCACGCGTGCCGACTTCTTGTATGGCTTGTTCCAGTCGTTGCCGAGTTCGCCCATCGCGAACAGCACCCGACGGTGGACCGGCTTCAGGCCATCGCGCACATCCGGCAGGGCCCGCCCGACGATGACGCTCATCGCGTAGTCCAGGTAGGACTGCTGCATCTCGTCTTCGAGATTGACGGGGAGGATTTCCTTCGCGAACTCGGTCATCGGTGGTTTTCCAGGTCGGCGGCCCGTCGGAATTTTTGCGTGGCGCGGGGTGCATCACCGCGCCGGCGCGTGATTATCGGGCTGTTCAGGCCCGAAATCCTACCATACCCCGGGGGTGCGAGATAGACGGAAAAGGCCGCAAATCGCCTTACAAGGCGCGAGAGCGGCGCCCTGCCAGGCTTAAATGTCGTTTTTTTTGATTGGCGGAGCGCAAATCAGAAGCGCACCGCAGGTGTCTCGATCGGCAGGCCATTGCCGCGCGCGGTCACGTACAGTTCCAGCAGATCGAATTCCTCCGACCCCGCTTCAAACGGCTCGGCCCGGAACGATACGAAACACTCGCTGAGGCGCTGTTGAAGACTGGTGATCCGCCCGGACCCGAGACGGTACTCGGGGAAGCCGTTTGCCTGCCCCTGGCTGAGGGGCTGGCCACGCAGCATCTGTCCCTGATGTTGAACGTGACAATGCTGACACGCCATATTGAGCTGCCCGAAACGGGTGTTGTACAGCTGCTCGCCCTTGGCCAGCAGCGGCACCATCGGGCCATCGGTCTGTACGTTCACCGGTTCGCCCTTGGCGCGACTGCGCACGAACGTCTCCAACGCGATCAGGTTCGCATCACCCGGGATCAACGGGAACCGGTCGAGGTTGATCTCCCAGCAATGATTGATCCGCCGTTGCAGCGTCACCAGGCCGCCCAGGTTCGGGTCGAATACCGGATAACGCGCGATCTGCCCGACGTCGAAATCAGCGCCGTCGTCACCGTGACAATCCGCGCAGGCATTCACTTCGTCTTCACGGTGTTCATGGAACAGCTCCGAGCCGCGATCGACCGCCATCAACCCCGGGTTCTCGAAGTCGTCATCCTGCATCGCACGGGTGCTCTCGTCGAGAAACGCATAGCCGCTCACGGGCTCGGCCTGGGCAGCGCACGTGCCCGCCACCCACACCAGGCCGTACAGAATCCACCGCCTCATTGCAGCGACACCAGATAGGCGACCAGGTCCTCCACCTGCTGCGCGGTCAGAAACGTCTTACCCCAATACTCGCCGGCGACGCGATTTGCCGAACGTGGGTCACTGTAAAAACCGGGCATGATCGTCATCGGGTTGATCTGTTGTTCGTCGACCACGCGCAGGCGGATCTGCGCCGCGCTGTAGCGCGCCCCGACACCGTGCAGCGGCGGGCCCAGGGTCCCGTGGAAGGGTTCTTCATCGATCGGCATCTGATGGCAGGCCAGGCAATTCCCCGCGTGGCTGTCGGCGGCCAGTGCCCGCCCGCGTTCGGGATCGCCGACCAGGCCGCACAGGGGCGCCTGGATCGCGTAGTCGCGAACCTCCCAGGCGCAATACGCGGCGTCGACGGCATCCTGCGCGACACCACACCCCGAGAGTGCCAGCAGGCAGATGCCGGTAAGCCAGTGCATGCCCGCTGCACTCTTCATGCGACTGCGATTGGTGTTCGGCATCCGTCGAATGCTAGACGCAAGGTCGTCTTGGCACCTTGACCGAGGTCATTCATGGAATGGGCAACGCGGTCTTGTCCACGACGCGGCGCATCACGAAGCTCGAATGCACGCCGCTGACGCCCTCGATCCGCGTGATCTTGTTCAGCAGCAGCGCCTGATAGGCCTCCATGTCGCGTACGGTCACCTTCAGCTGGTAATCGGCGTCCTGACCGGTGATCAACAGGCATTCCATGACCTCCGGGAGCGCGCCGACCCGTTCCTCGAAATTCGCGAACCGTTCGGGCGTATGCCTATCCATCGATATGAAGATCAGCGCGGTGAGACTGAGACCCAGCCTGCCGGGATCCAGCATGGCACGGTAACCGGTGATCAACCCCGTCTCTTCGAGTGCCCGCACCCGCCGCAGGCACGGCGACGGCGACAGCCCGATACGCTCAGCCAGTTCGAGGTTGCTGATGCGCCCTTCCTGTTGCAGCACCTCGAGGATGCGCCGGTCGAATCGATCGATCTGCATCGGATTGCTCTCCCACCGGTCTACATGACAATAATTAACCACTTTTTAGAACTTATGTAAATTTGTATTGTGTATTTTTGGCTTTTAAAAGGCATTTTCGCAATCAAAAATCGCTGCGCAGGACGTATCCTTTCTCCGTCGACCAAAAGTTGGCAATCCCGCGCACCGGCCCACGAGGCACCGCGCGACCACCGCGACCCAAAAGGTCATGGAGAGACGGCCCGCCCCTCCCCGCATCGGGGAGGCACGGCCACCCAACAGCGACGCACCGGAGAACCGACGTGAGCCATTTCGATCACCGCAAATACCGACCCGCACAACGCATGCCGATGCACAACCGGCAATGGCCGGAGCGGTCTATCGACCAGGCCCCGATCTGGGCAAGTGTCGACCTGCGCGACGGCAACCAGGCGCTGCTCGACCCGATGAACGTTACGCAGAAGCAACGCCTCTGGAAGCTGCTGGTCGATATCGGCGTCAAGCAGATCGAGGTCGGCTTTCCGTCTGCCAGCCAACCCGACTACGACTTCGTGCGCTGGTTGATCGACCACGACCAGATCCCGGACGACGTGACCGTGCAGGTGCTGGTACAGGCGCGCGAGACGTTGATCAAGCGGACCTTCGAGGCGCTGCGCGGCGTGCGCCGCGCCATCGTGCACGTGTACAACTCGACCTCGACCGTACAGCGCGAACGCGTTTTCGGACGCGATCGAGACGGGATCAAGGCGATCGCGGTCGCCGGGGCGCGCATGCTGCGCGACGAGGCCGCACACCACCCGGACACCGAATGGGTGTTCCAGTACTCGCCGGAGAGCTTCAGCAACACCGAATGGGACTATGCCGTCGAGGTCTGCGACGCGGTGACCGAGGTGTGGCAGCCGACCCCGGATCGTCCCTGCATCATCAATCTGCCGGCCACGGTCGAGAGCAGCACCCCCAATCTGTTCGCCGACCAGGTCGAGTATTTCTGCCGCCATGTCGCACGACGCGATGCGCTGCTGATCTCGTTGCACACGCACAACGATCGCGGGACCGCGGTGGCCGCGGCGGAGCTGGGCCTGCTGGCCGGCGCCGACCGCGTCGAGGGCACCCTGCTGGGCAATGGCGAACGCACCGGGAACATGGACATCGTCACGCTGGCGATGAACCTGTACAGCCAGGGTGTCGATCCGCGACTGGACCTGTCCAATCCGGACGAGATCATCCAGGTCTACACCCAGTGCACGGGGCTGCCCGTCCATCCCCGTCACCCCTGGGTCGGCGAGCTGGTCTACACGGCTTTCTCGGGAAGCCACCAGGACGCCATCCGCAAGTGTCTGCAGCGTCAGCAGGCCGACGAGCCCTGGCAGGTCGCCTACCTGCCGATCGACCCGCGCGACCTGGGCCGGGACTACCAGGCGATCATCCGCGTCAACAGTCAGTCCGGCAAAGGTGGCGTGGCGTTCGTCCTGGAACGTGATTATGGGATGGTGCTGCCGCGCTGGCTGCAGGTCGAACTCGCGCAGATCGTGCAGCGGGAGAGTGAACGGAGCAGTGGCGAGGTCGA
It encodes:
- the soxX gene encoding sulfur oxidation c-type cytochrome SoxX, whose amino-acid sequence is MPNTNRSRMKSAAGMHWLTGICLLALSGCGVAQDAVDAAYCAWEVRDYAIQAPLCGLVGDPERGRALAADSHAGNCLACHQMPIDEEPFHGTLGPPLHGVGARYSAAQIRLRVVDEQQINPMTIMPGFYSDPRSANRVAGEYWGKTFLTAQQVEDLVAYLVSLQ
- the soxA gene encoding sulfur oxidation c-type cytochrome SoxA, with the translated sequence MRRWILYGLVWVAGTCAAQAEPVSGYAFLDESTRAMQDDDFENPGLMAVDRGSELFHEHREDEVNACADCHGDDGADFDVGQIARYPVFDPNLGGLVTLQRRINHCWEINLDRFPLIPGDANLIALETFVRSRAKGEPVNVQTDGPMVPLLAKGEQLYNTRFGQLNMACQHCHVQHQGQMLRGQPLSQGQANGFPEYRLGSGRITSLQQRLSECFVSFRAEPFEAGSEEFDLLELYVTARGNGLPIETPAVRF
- a CDS encoding Lrp/AsnC family transcriptional regulator translates to MQIDRFDRRILEVLQQEGRISNLELAERIGLSPSPCLRRVRALEETGLITGYRAMLDPGRLGLSLTALIFISMDRHTPERFANFEERVGALPEVMECLLITGQDADYQLKVTVRDMEAYQALLLNKITRIEGVSGVHSSFVMRRVVDKTALPIP
- the leuA gene encoding 2-isopropylmalate synthase, yielding MSHFDHRKYRPAQRMPMHNRQWPERSIDQAPIWASVDLRDGNQALLDPMNVTQKQRLWKLLVDIGVKQIEVGFPSASQPDYDFVRWLIDHDQIPDDVTVQVLVQARETLIKRTFEALRGVRRAIVHVYNSTSTVQRERVFGRDRDGIKAIAVAGARMLRDEAAHHPDTEWVFQYSPESFSNTEWDYAVEVCDAVTEVWQPTPDRPCIINLPATVESSTPNLFADQVEYFCRHVARRDALLISLHTHNDRGTAVAAAELGLLAGADRVEGTLLGNGERTGNMDIVTLAMNLYSQGVDPRLDLSNPDEIIQVYTQCTGLPVHPRHPWVGELVYTAFSGSHQDAIRKCLQRQQADEPWQVAYLPIDPRDLGRDYQAIIRVNSQSGKGGVAFVLERDYGMVLPRWLQVELAQIVQRESERSSGEVDSARIHALFMQHFADDTHPIGLAAYRLDRREGTDVIEAQIERGGRLQSITGAGEGAIEALVNAWSTTYGNRINVVDYSEHALGSGTSADAVAYVQLSIDGQRSAGAAFDRDTVSASMRAVLAALNRADPTRAAA